A window of the Synechococcus sp. M16.1 genome harbors these coding sequences:
- the crtD gene encoding C-3',4' desaturase CrtD, with amino-acid sequence MSDSSVIVVGGGIAGLTAAALLARDGVKVTLLEAHQQPGGCAGTFRRGPWVFDVGATQVAGLEPGGSHARLLKHLDMPLPSAELLDPGCVVDLGDGSPPISLWHDPDAWAAERERQFPGSQRFWSLCHQLHSSNWQFASQDPVVTPRSLWDLGTLLRALRPATLASGLFTGLTIADLLRLCGCGDDQRLRRFLDLQLKLYSQEPADRTAALYGATVLHMAQAPLGLWHLEGSMQVLSNQLVAAIERDGGTVLMKHRVTKLQPSSSGWQVTISTGKGTEHQRSSRDVVCSLPPQCLQELIEPDQLPQGYRKRLDNLHEPSGALVLYGAVRRDALPHSCPGHLQRGCASPGPLFVSISREGDGRAPQGQATLIASVFTPTGDWCRLPEPEYQQRKTEMLNLIQAELNRWLSLEDDAWLHAELATPRGFAGWTGRPNGMVGGLGQHPSRFGPFGLAGRTPMPGLWLCGDSLHPGEGTAGVSLSALNACRQLKAERGQPLSFRS; translated from the coding sequence GTGAGCGATTCCAGCGTGATCGTGGTGGGCGGTGGGATCGCTGGCTTAACCGCAGCGGCACTCCTGGCCCGCGATGGCGTCAAGGTCACGCTGCTGGAAGCGCATCAACAACCGGGGGGATGTGCGGGAACATTCCGGCGTGGTCCATGGGTGTTCGATGTTGGGGCGACCCAGGTGGCTGGATTGGAGCCCGGAGGCAGTCATGCGCGACTGCTGAAGCATCTGGACATGCCTCTGCCCAGCGCAGAGCTTTTGGACCCAGGTTGTGTGGTCGACCTGGGCGATGGCTCCCCTCCCATTTCGCTCTGGCATGACCCGGACGCCTGGGCCGCCGAGCGTGAACGTCAATTCCCCGGCAGCCAGCGCTTCTGGAGCCTTTGCCATCAGTTGCATTCCAGCAACTGGCAGTTCGCCAGCCAGGACCCTGTGGTGACGCCGCGCTCCCTCTGGGATCTCGGCACATTGCTGCGGGCACTTCGGCCCGCAACGCTGGCATCGGGACTGTTCACAGGTCTGACCATCGCCGATCTGTTGCGGCTGTGCGGTTGCGGTGATGATCAACGGCTGCGGCGCTTTCTCGACCTCCAGCTGAAGCTGTACTCCCAGGAACCGGCCGATCGCACGGCGGCGCTGTACGGCGCAACCGTCCTGCATATGGCCCAAGCACCACTCGGGCTCTGGCATCTGGAGGGATCGATGCAGGTGTTGAGCAATCAGCTGGTGGCGGCCATTGAGCGCGACGGCGGAACGGTGCTGATGAAGCATCGGGTCACCAAGCTGCAGCCCAGCTCATCCGGTTGGCAGGTGACGATCAGCACCGGCAAGGGCACGGAACACCAACGCAGCAGCCGTGATGTGGTCTGCAGCCTGCCGCCCCAGTGCCTGCAGGAGTTGATCGAACCGGATCAACTGCCCCAGGGGTACCGCAAGCGACTGGACAACCTGCATGAACCGAGTGGTGCGCTGGTGCTCTACGGAGCGGTGCGGCGTGATGCACTGCCACATTCCTGCCCAGGCCATCTCCAGCGGGGCTGCGCATCCCCAGGGCCTCTGTTTGTCTCCATCAGCCGCGAGGGCGATGGGCGTGCGCCCCAGGGGCAGGCCACCTTGATTGCCAGCGTGTTCACCCCAACAGGTGACTGGTGCCGCTTGCCGGAGCCGGAGTACCAGCAGCGCAAAACAGAGATGCTGAACCTGATCCAAGCCGAATTGAACCGCTGGCTCTCGCTCGAAGACGACGCCTGGTTGCACGCTGAACTTGCAACACCACGGGGCTTTGCCGGCTGGACGGGTCGTCCCAACGGCATGGTCGGGGGCCTTGGACAGCATCCAAGCCGGTTCGGCCCCTTCGGCCTGGCAGGTCGAACGCCCATGCCGGGGCTTTGGCTCTGCGGCGACAGCCTCCATCCGGGCGAGGGCACAGCGGGGGTGAGCCTGTCAGCCCTCAATGCCTGCCGGCAGCTCAAGGCCGAACGGGGTCAACCCCTCAGTTTTCGGAGCTGA
- a CDS encoding fructosamine kinase family protein, whose amino-acid sequence MNSELRRDLTAKDGPLAGAVITDVSPVGGGCIHQAWKLRLRDGQVLFAKIGGASALPLFEVEAEALEALHAQADASFLVVPQPIALAALPHGAVLLLPWLDFGGSDQTALGRGLALLHQSSMASSPARFGWHRDGFIGAGTQPGGWRDDWGSAFVELRLRPQLDILDGLQQDSTDLNPLLLRLAEHLNEHQPCPALVHGDLWGGNAASLSDGRGSIFDPASWWADREVDLAMTRLFGGFGEAFRSGYREVIPEASGADGRVEIYNLYHLLNHANLFGGSYLSQCRASLKDLARRL is encoded by the coding sequence ATGAACAGCGAACTGCGCCGGGATCTCACCGCGAAGGATGGGCCATTGGCGGGGGCTGTGATCACAGACGTCTCCCCTGTTGGTGGGGGCTGCATCCATCAGGCCTGGAAACTTCGCCTCCGTGATGGCCAGGTGTTGTTTGCCAAAATTGGTGGCGCCAGCGCCCTACCCCTGTTTGAGGTGGAGGCGGAGGCCCTCGAGGCCCTGCATGCCCAAGCTGATGCCTCGTTCCTGGTTGTGCCGCAGCCCATCGCTCTGGCAGCACTGCCCCACGGTGCGGTGCTGCTGTTGCCTTGGCTGGATTTTGGTGGCAGCGACCAAACAGCCCTTGGCCGGGGTTTGGCCTTGCTGCACCAGTCGTCGATGGCCTCCAGCCCAGCTCGTTTCGGCTGGCACCGGGATGGCTTCATCGGCGCTGGGACTCAACCCGGTGGGTGGCGTGATGACTGGGGATCGGCCTTCGTGGAGCTCAGGCTGCGCCCGCAGCTCGACATCCTTGATGGGTTGCAGCAGGATTCAACGGACCTCAATCCGTTGTTGCTGCGCCTCGCCGAGCACTTGAACGAGCATCAACCGTGTCCTGCGTTGGTACACGGCGATCTCTGGGGTGGGAATGCTGCCAGCCTCAGCGATGGACGGGGGAGCATTTTTGATCCCGCCAGCTGGTGGGCTGATCGGGAAGTTGATCTGGCCATGACCCGGCTATTCGGCGGCTTCGGTGAAGCCTTCCGCTCGGGTTATCGGGAGGTGATTCCCGAGGCTTCAGGCGCTGACGGTCGGGTGGAGATCTACAACCTGTACCACCTGCTCAACCACGCCAATTTGTTTGGGGGGAGTTATCTGAGCCAATGCCGAGCCAGTCTCAAAGATCTGGCTCGGCGGCTTTGA
- a CDS encoding CAAD domain-containing protein, producing the protein MSDATTEVKDAATTVTTPLETPEQEDTTSFAERYSDVLGKVNDTLDQVDWSQMGRIGKIVGIFAAVIIAQILIKGILDTINLLPIVPGLLELLGVVVVGQWSWKNLTTSDKRNALVQRVQTLRKEYLG; encoded by the coding sequence ATGAGTGACGCCACCACTGAAGTTAAGGATGCCGCCACAACCGTGACGACACCTCTCGAAACCCCTGAGCAGGAGGACACCACCTCCTTCGCTGAGCGCTACAGCGACGTACTGGGCAAGGTGAACGACACGCTCGATCAGGTCGACTGGAGCCAGATGGGACGCATCGGCAAGATCGTAGGCATCTTTGCTGCCGTGATCATTGCCCAGATCCTGATCAAGGGAATCCTCGACACGATCAACCTGTTGCCGATCGTTCCGGGCCTGCTGGAACTGCTCGGCGTGGTCGTGGTGGGCCAATGGAGCTGGAAGAACCTCACCACCAGCGACAAGCGCAATGCACTGGTTCAGCGTGTTCAAACCCTCCGGAAGGAGTACCTGGGCTGA
- a CDS encoding M67 family metallopeptidase: MRTTKSFTISAERIGATGSTPSVLQIDHRCHTDLARILLAPHPEEGCALLLGQRTNSGCLRLTTTWPCCNVWGRGASGQQPVHDRRSRFLVDPREQLAAQRWARDRHQRCLGVAHSHPASAPVPSPQDRRLGQAESLMLILSASLGLRAWWLHGDRSVDEIPIQLWDTQNHA, translated from the coding sequence ATGAGAACGACTAAATCCTTCACAATTTCAGCTGAGCGTATCGGTGCGACGGGGTCTACGCCATCCGTGCTGCAAATTGATCACCGATGCCACACGGATCTGGCCCGGATTTTGTTGGCGCCCCACCCCGAAGAAGGCTGCGCCTTGCTGCTGGGACAACGGACGAATTCAGGCTGTTTGAGGCTGACCACGACCTGGCCCTGTTGCAATGTCTGGGGACGAGGTGCATCCGGTCAGCAGCCTGTCCACGACCGTCGCAGCAGGTTTCTGGTGGATCCGAGGGAGCAGTTGGCAGCCCAGCGATGGGCGCGGGACCGCCATCAACGTTGTCTTGGCGTGGCCCATTCCCATCCGGCGTCGGCCCCCGTTCCCTCGCCCCAGGATCGGCGCTTGGGACAAGCGGAGAGTCTGATGTTGATCCTCTCTGCCTCGCTTGGCCTGCGGGCCTGGTGGCTGCATGGGGACCGCAGCGTGGATGAAATCCCGATTCAGCTCTGGGACACTCAAAACCATGCATGA
- the moeB gene encoding molybdopterin-synthase adenylyltransferase MoeB: MHDHAMLSADERGRYARHLILPEVGAAGQLRLKSASVLCVGSGGLGSPLLLYLAAAGVGRIGIVDGDVVELSNLQRQVIHSSSGVGGSKARSAAARIHDLNPHCKVEVHEHMLDVGNALDLIGAYDLVCDGTDNFPSRYLINDACVLLGKPLVYGSVQRFDGQVSVFNRTPMSPNYRDLLPEPPPPDAVPSCSDAGVMGVMPGLIGLLQATEAIKLITGIGECLDGRLLVVDALAMRFRELTLRVDPDRPKVESLIDYRQFCRPASSEMEAITVMELKALLDSAPDEIALVDVRNPSEAEVASIEGSHLVPLASLESGEAIDRIRALAEGRRLLVHCKLGGRSARAVELLAQQGIAATNVTGGIDAWSQQVDPAIPRY, from the coding sequence ATGCATGACCACGCGATGCTGAGTGCTGATGAGCGGGGGCGCTACGCCCGCCATCTGATCCTTCCCGAGGTTGGTGCTGCCGGTCAGCTCCGGTTGAAGTCTGCTTCTGTGCTTTGTGTTGGCAGCGGTGGGCTGGGATCCCCTCTGTTGCTGTATCTGGCCGCGGCAGGGGTTGGTCGTATTGGAATCGTGGATGGAGATGTGGTGGAGCTGTCCAATCTCCAGCGGCAGGTGATCCACAGCTCCAGCGGGGTTGGCGGCTCCAAGGCCCGCTCAGCCGCAGCGCGGATCCACGACCTCAATCCCCACTGCAAGGTGGAGGTGCATGAACACATGCTGGATGTGGGCAATGCTTTGGATCTCATCGGTGCCTATGACCTGGTCTGTGACGGCACCGACAACTTCCCCAGCCGGTATCTGATCAACGACGCCTGTGTGTTGCTCGGCAAGCCCCTCGTCTACGGCTCCGTGCAGCGCTTTGACGGCCAGGTCAGCGTGTTCAACCGCACGCCGATGAGCCCCAATTACCGCGATCTGCTGCCGGAACCCCCTCCCCCGGACGCTGTTCCGTCTTGCTCGGATGCTGGGGTGATGGGTGTGATGCCGGGGTTGATCGGTCTGCTTCAGGCCACCGAGGCGATCAAACTGATCACCGGTATTGGTGAGTGCCTGGACGGTCGGCTGTTGGTGGTCGACGCCTTGGCGATGCGATTTCGCGAACTCACCCTCCGCGTTGATCCCGACCGACCAAAGGTCGAGAGCCTGATTGACTACCGCCAGTTCTGCCGTCCGGCGTCATCGGAGATGGAAGCCATCACTGTCATGGAGCTGAAGGCCCTGCTCGACTCCGCTCCAGACGAGATTGCGCTGGTTGATGTGCGCAATCCTTCTGAAGCAGAGGTGGCTTCGATTGAAGGAAGCCACTTGGTGCCGTTGGCTTCGCTGGAGAGTGGTGAGGCGATCGATCGCATTCGCGCATTGGCAGAGGGACGGCGCCTTTTGGTGCACTGCAAGCTCGGGGGGCGCTCTGCCAGGGCCGTTGAGCTGTTGGCCCAGCAGGGCATCGCGGCAACGAATGTGACCGGTGGAATTGATGCCTGGTCTCAGCAGGTCGATCCTGCAATCCCTCGCTACTGA
- a CDS encoding cob(I)yrinic acid a,c-diamide adenosyltransferase → MPRSIGIVTAADSRERSHGQLHIYDGEGKGKSQAALGVVLRTIGLGICEQRQTRVLLLRFLKGPGRAYDEDAAIEALQQGFPHLIDHLRTGRADHFTADEATRFDRDEAQRGWVIAKGAIASALYSVVVLDELNPVLDLGLLDLEDVVRTLSNRPEGMEIIITGRAAPAPLVREADLHSEMRAHRRPGMNDTRVVPLNVSSGIEIYTGEGKGKSTSALGKALQAIGRGISQDKSHRVLILQWLKGGSGYTEDAAIAALRESYPHLVDHLRSGRDAIVWRGQQEPIDYVEAERAWEIARAAISSGLYKTVILDELNPTVDLELLPVEPILQTLLRKPAETEVIITGRCKNPPAYFDLASIHSEMVCHKHYAEQGVDLKRGVDY, encoded by the coding sequence ATGCCTCGAAGCATCGGCATCGTCACCGCAGCGGACAGCCGCGAGCGCAGCCATGGACAGCTGCACATCTATGACGGCGAGGGCAAGGGCAAAAGCCAGGCAGCCCTTGGAGTTGTGCTGCGCACCATCGGCCTCGGCATATGCGAACAGCGCCAGACCAGGGTGCTGCTGTTGCGCTTTCTCAAAGGCCCCGGACGGGCCTACGACGAGGACGCAGCTATCGAGGCCCTGCAGCAGGGCTTCCCCCATCTGATCGACCATCTGCGCACCGGAAGGGCCGATCACTTCACCGCTGATGAAGCCACCCGGTTCGACCGCGACGAAGCCCAGCGGGGCTGGGTGATCGCCAAGGGCGCGATCGCCAGTGCCCTCTACTCGGTGGTGGTTCTGGACGAACTGAATCCTGTGCTCGATCTCGGCCTTCTTGACCTGGAGGACGTGGTGCGCACCCTCAGCAACCGGCCGGAGGGGATGGAAATCATCATCACCGGTCGGGCTGCACCCGCCCCGTTGGTGCGTGAGGCCGACCTCCACTCCGAGATGCGGGCCCATCGCCGTCCGGGCATGAACGACACCCGGGTGGTGCCTCTCAATGTGAGCAGCGGCATTGAGATCTACACCGGTGAAGGCAAAGGCAAATCAACCAGTGCGCTTGGGAAAGCGCTGCAGGCCATCGGGCGGGGCATCAGCCAGGACAAGAGCCATCGGGTCTTGATCCTGCAGTGGCTCAAAGGCGGCAGCGGCTACACCGAAGATGCAGCCATCGCTGCCCTTCGCGAGAGCTATCCCCATTTGGTGGACCACCTCCGCTCCGGCCGCGATGCCATCGTCTGGCGGGGCCAGCAGGAGCCGATTGACTACGTGGAAGCCGAGCGGGCCTGGGAGATCGCACGGGCCGCCATCTCCAGCGGCCTCTACAAGACCGTGATCCTCGACGAGTTGAACCCCACAGTCGACCTGGAACTACTACCCGTCGAACCGATCCTGCAGACCCTGCTGCGTAAACCGGCGGAAACCGAGGTGATCATCACGGGGCGCTGCAAGAACCCTCCGGCCTATTTCGATCTGGCCAGCATCCATTCCGAAATGGTGTGCCACAAGCACTACGCCGAACAGGGCGTCGACCTGAAGCGAGGGGTGGATTACTAA
- the larE gene encoding ATP-dependent sacrificial sulfur transferase LarE → MFRLQEPLADREQQLLANLRQWMADQSALCVAYSGGVDSTLVAAMAYEAHGDAALAVTGVSPALAPHLLREARDQASWIGIPHRECATAELNDLDYSSNPVDRCFACKRELHQHLQPIAAAAGDALVIDGVNLDDLGDHRPGIEAARQAGVRSPLAELSIDKAAIRALSRALGFPWWDKPAQPCLASRFPYGESISAERLKRVGQAEAWLIARGFSSVRVRSHGLAARIEVPSEQIRAVLALAESEPLVEAFRSLGFTSVNLDLEGLVSGKLNRR, encoded by the coding sequence ATGTTTCGGTTGCAGGAGCCTTTGGCGGATCGAGAGCAGCAGCTGCTGGCGAACCTGCGGCAGTGGATGGCAGACCAATCTGCCCTTTGTGTGGCCTATTCCGGTGGAGTCGACAGCACCCTGGTGGCGGCGATGGCTTACGAAGCCCATGGCGATGCCGCTCTGGCGGTAACGGGTGTCTCCCCGGCCCTGGCGCCGCATCTGTTGCGGGAAGCCCGTGATCAAGCCTCCTGGATCGGCATCCCGCATCGGGAGTGTGCGACGGCCGAGTTGAACGACCTTGACTACAGCAGCAACCCCGTGGATCGCTGCTTTGCCTGCAAGCGTGAACTGCACCAGCACCTTCAGCCCATTGCCGCGGCGGCTGGAGACGCGTTGGTGATTGATGGAGTCAACCTTGATGACCTAGGTGATCACCGGCCCGGCATTGAAGCGGCCCGACAGGCGGGGGTTCGCTCCCCCCTGGCGGAATTGTCGATCGACAAAGCAGCGATCCGTGCCCTGTCGAGGGCCCTTGGTTTTCCCTGGTGGGACAAACCGGCGCAGCCCTGCCTGGCCTCCCGTTTTCCCTATGGCGAAAGCATCAGCGCCGAGCGGTTGAAGCGGGTGGGTCAGGCGGAAGCCTGGTTGATCGCCAGGGGATTCAGCTCCGTTCGTGTGCGCTCCCACGGGTTGGCAGCACGGATTGAGGTGCCCAGCGAGCAGATCCGCGCTGTGCTCGCGCTGGCGGAAAGCGAGCCTTTGGTGGAGGCTTTTCGCTCCCTTGGCTTCACCTCCGTCAACCTGGATCTTGAAGGTCTGGTCAGCGGCAAGTTGAACCGCCGCTGA
- the speD gene encoding adenosylmethionine decarboxylase, with protein sequence MEQTLSELHPNPGWGAPEIHATDMVGKHCILELYDCDPSRLDDEAFIRTTITSAAKGAGATLLNLITHQFQPQGVTGLALLAESHISIHTWPESGYAAVDVFTCGDHTMPEQACAILCSELQAKRHALKSFLRETPAAIATGVREPVETPSQLPS encoded by the coding sequence ATGGAGCAGACCCTCTCTGAACTGCATCCCAACCCGGGATGGGGGGCACCTGAGATTCATGCCACCGACATGGTCGGTAAACACTGCATTCTCGAGCTCTACGACTGCGATCCGAGCCGGCTCGACGACGAAGCATTCATCCGCACAACGATCACCTCAGCAGCCAAAGGCGCTGGTGCGACGCTGCTGAACCTGATCACCCATCAATTTCAACCCCAGGGCGTCACGGGCCTTGCCCTGCTGGCTGAATCCCACATTTCCATCCACACCTGGCCGGAATCCGGCTACGCCGCGGTTGATGTGTTCACCTGTGGTGACCACACCATGCCGGAACAGGCCTGCGCGATTCTCTGCAGTGAGCTTCAAGCGAAACGCCATGCGTTGAAGAGCTTTCTGCGTGAAACACCTGCGGCCATTGCCACTGGGGTGAGAGAGCCTGTGGAAACGCCAAGCCAGCTCCCCAGCTGA
- the recF gene encoding DNA replication/repair protein RecF yields the protein MQGFRNHTVLQLELTQPRLLVIGPNGIGKSNLLEAVELLGSLRSHRCSNDRDLIQWDAPQALIRADVGDGDRLELELRRQGGRQAKRNGKLLDRQLDLIGPLRCIGFSALDLDLVRGEPALRRQWLDRVVLQLEPVYADLMARLNRLLRQRSQLWRQRQVSSGERHALLDAFDVQMALVSTRIHRRRQRALHRLEPIAQRWQAHLSGGTEALELHYKPGSKLDGEDAEEPWRLAIEEQLRQQRGEEERLGSCRVGPHRDEIALLLGGSPARRFGSAGQQRSLVLGLKLAELELVTQLCGEPPLLLLDDVLAELDPTRQQLLLEAVGESHQCLVSATHLEGFGGGWQQQAQILGARDLRPDLKIG from the coding sequence CTGCAGGGCTTCCGGAACCACACCGTTCTGCAGCTGGAACTGACACAGCCACGCCTTTTGGTGATCGGGCCCAATGGCATTGGCAAGTCCAACCTGCTCGAGGCGGTTGAGCTGCTGGGCAGCCTGCGCTCCCATCGCTGCAGCAATGATCGCGATCTGATCCAGTGGGACGCTCCACAGGCCCTGATCCGGGCCGACGTGGGGGATGGGGATCGTCTAGAGCTGGAACTGCGCCGCCAAGGTGGCCGTCAGGCCAAACGGAACGGCAAGCTGCTGGATCGGCAGCTGGACCTGATTGGTCCGCTGCGCTGCATCGGCTTCAGCGCCCTGGATCTTGATCTGGTGCGGGGCGAACCCGCCCTACGACGCCAGTGGCTGGACCGCGTCGTGCTGCAGCTCGAACCGGTGTATGCCGATCTGATGGCACGGCTGAACCGGTTGTTGCGGCAGCGCAGCCAGCTCTGGCGCCAGCGGCAGGTCTCCAGTGGCGAACGCCATGCACTGCTCGACGCGTTTGACGTTCAGATGGCGCTGGTGAGCACCCGAATTCACCGGCGGCGGCAACGGGCCCTGCATCGGCTGGAACCGATCGCCCAACGCTGGCAGGCCCACCTCAGCGGGGGCACAGAAGCCTTGGAACTGCACTACAAACCCGGCAGCAAGCTCGACGGGGAGGATGCCGAAGAACCCTGGCGACTCGCCATCGAGGAGCAACTGCGCCAGCAGCGGGGAGAGGAGGAACGGCTCGGCAGCTGCCGCGTGGGCCCGCACCGCGATGAGATCGCCCTGCTGCTAGGGGGCAGCCCGGCACGACGGTTTGGCTCCGCAGGCCAGCAGAGGTCGCTGGTGCTGGGCCTGAAGCTCGCCGAACTGGAGCTGGTGACCCAGCTCTGTGGGGAGCCACCCCTGCTGCTTCTTGATGATGTACTCGCCGAACTGGATCCAACCCGCCAGCAGCTTCTGCTTGAGGCCGTGGGCGAATCGCATCAATGCCTGGTGAGCGCCACCCACCTCGAGGGCTTTGGCGGGGGATGGCAGCAGCAGGCCCAAATTCTCGGCGCAAGAGACCTGAGACCCGATCTGAAGATCGGATAA
- a CDS encoding N-acetyltransferase, producing the protein MLSFLQQPSIPPLPEGTRLETSTPPTSQQINTLLMSCGESTHPEERWELALQRSLWQISILEESTGELIGFVRATSDLALNANLWNLAAKPGPNQGALFAVLVHRALQILRRDLPGCSLSISAPADALEALKQQGFLIDPNGIRAMGLSLS; encoded by the coding sequence GTGCTGTCGTTCCTTCAACAACCCTCGATTCCACCCTTGCCCGAGGGAACGCGACTCGAAACATCAACCCCTCCCACCTCCCAGCAGATCAACACGTTGCTGATGTCCTGCGGGGAATCAACCCACCCTGAGGAACGCTGGGAGCTCGCCCTTCAGCGCAGCCTGTGGCAGATCAGCATCCTGGAGGAATCAACAGGGGAACTGATCGGATTTGTGCGGGCCACCAGTGATCTGGCCCTCAACGCCAATCTTTGGAACCTCGCCGCCAAACCAGGGCCGAACCAAGGGGCCCTTTTCGCCGTTCTGGTGCATCGTGCCCTGCAGATTCTGCGCCGGGATCTGCCGGGCTGCAGCCTTTCAATCTCGGCCCCTGCGGATGCACTGGAAGCTCTTAAACAGCAGGGTTTCCTGATTGATCCGAATGGCATTCGCGCCATGGGCCTCAGCCTGAGCTGA